A genomic region of Lachnoclostridium edouardi contains the following coding sequences:
- the dnaA gene encoding chromosomal replication initiator protein DnaA has protein sequence MLEKLQEKWEEILNFMKEEHDITDVSFNTWLLPLKLHSVEKDTVYLVVPDANFLGYLKKKYTFLLKITIEEVTGIKCEIEFVEESHIQEKETAASQSGHLIQKTGTEVSQTAIQNANLNPRYTFDTFVVGANNNLAHAASLAVAESPGEIYNPLFIYGGVGLGKTHLMHSIAHFILKNNPKAKILYVTSEKFTNELIDAIRNKNNISTTEFREKYRNNDVLLIDDIQFIIGKESTQEEFFHTFNALYEAKKQIIISSDKPPKEIETLEERLRSRFEWGLTVDIQSPDYETRMAILRKKEELEGYNIDNEVIKYIATNIKSNIRELEGALTKIVALSKLNKKEINIELAEEALKDLISPNEAHEVTPELIIQIVSEHFGLTPLDIASQKRNKEIVYPRQISMYLCRHMTDTSLQEIGKYLGGRDHTTIIHGMEKIAADLSTNSNLQNTIEILKKKINPQ, from the coding sequence ATGTTGGAAAAATTACAGGAAAAATGGGAAGAAATTCTAAATTTTATGAAAGAAGAGCATGATATTACTGATGTCTCTTTTAATACATGGCTGCTTCCTCTAAAATTACATTCTGTTGAAAAGGATACTGTATACTTAGTTGTGCCAGATGCTAATTTTTTAGGATATTTAAAAAAGAAATATACTTTTCTTCTTAAAATTACAATTGAAGAAGTAACAGGCATCAAATGTGAAATTGAATTTGTAGAAGAAAGTCATATACAAGAAAAGGAAACCGCTGCTTCCCAAAGCGGTCATTTAATTCAAAAAACAGGGACGGAAGTCAGTCAGACTGCTATCCAGAATGCCAATTTAAATCCCAGATATACTTTTGATACCTTTGTAGTGGGAGCCAACAATAATTTAGCCCATGCAGCTTCTCTGGCTGTTGCAGAATCTCCAGGGGAAATCTACAACCCTCTTTTTATCTACGGAGGCGTGGGTCTTGGTAAAACCCACTTGATGCATTCCATTGCACATTTCATTTTAAAAAACAATCCAAAAGCTAAGATTTTGTACGTGACCTCTGAAAAATTTACAAATGAGCTGATTGATGCCATTAGAAATAAAAATAATATATCCACCACAGAATTCCGTGAAAAATACAGGAATAACGACGTCCTACTAATTGACGATATTCAGTTTATTATTGGCAAGGAAAGTACTCAGGAAGAATTCTTCCATACCTTTAACGCCCTTTATGAGGCAAAAAAACAGATTATCATTTCATCGGACAAGCCGCCGAAAGAAATTGAAACTTTAGAGGAGCGTCTCCGTTCCCGGTTCGAGTGGGGACTGACTGTAGATATTCAATCTCCTGATTATGAAACTAGAATGGCTATTTTAAGGAAAAAAGAGGAGTTAGAAGGCTACAACATAGATAATGAAGTTATTAAATACATAGCTACTAATATAAAATCCAATATCCGTGAGCTGGAGGGAGCTCTCACAAAAATCGTAGCTCTTTCTAAGCTGAACAAAAAGGAAATCAACATTGAACTGGCAGAAGAAGCGTTAAAAGACCTGATTTCTCCAAATGAAGCCCATGAGGTAACTCCGGAGCTGATTATTCAAATTGTATCTGAACACTTTGGATTAACTCCTTTAGATATTGCTTCCCAAAAGAGAAACAAGGAAATCGTATATCCCCGCCAAATTTCCATGTATTTATGCCGCCATATGACTGACACATCTCTTCAGGAGATCGGAAAATATTTAGGCGGACGAGATCACACCACCATTATTCACGGGATGGAAAAAATAGCTGCCGATCTTTCTACTAACAGCAACCTGCAAAATACAATTGAGATCTTAAAGAAGAAAATTAATCCACAATAA
- the dnaN gene encoding DNA polymerase III subunit beta produces the protein MKLIFKKDHLLNGLNIVSKAIPSKTTMSILECVLIDASADQIKLTGNDMEMGIETTVEGDILEKGKIALDAKLFYEIIRKLPAGDAQVTIESDAKFNTTITCENSVFNIQGRDGEEFSYLPYIEKDKYISLSQFTLKESIRQTIFSIAVNDSNKMMSGELFEIKGNELRVISLDGHRISIRKIILKDNYGDNKVIVPGKTLTEISKILNGDNEKEVLIYFSKNHILFEFDDTIVVSRLIEGEYFKIDNMLSNDYETKVRVNKREFLDCIDRSMILIRESDRKPIILNVTDENIGIKVKSAFGSMNAEIDVNKTGKDIMIAFNPRFLVDALKVIDDETIDLYMMNPKSPCFIRDEEGKYIYLILPVNFIAEN, from the coding sequence ATGAAACTTATATTTAAAAAAGATCATCTTTTAAACGGACTTAATATTGTTTCTAAAGCGATTCCATCTAAAACCACCATGTCTATACTGGAATGTGTTCTCATTGATGCTTCTGCAGATCAAATTAAACTTACAGGTAATGATATGGAAATGGGCATCGAAACAACAGTAGAGGGAGATATTTTAGAGAAAGGAAAAATTGCCCTTGATGCAAAACTTTTCTATGAAATTATAAGAAAACTGCCTGCAGGAGATGCTCAGGTTACTATTGAATCAGATGCAAAATTTAACACTACAATTACATGTGAAAATTCTGTATTTAACATTCAGGGACGGGATGGGGAGGAATTTTCTTATCTCCCTTATATAGAAAAAGATAAATATATTAGTCTGTCCCAATTTACATTAAAGGAATCCATCAGACAGACTATATTTTCCATTGCAGTAAACGACAGCAACAAAATGATGTCAGGAGAATTATTTGAAATTAAGGGAAATGAGCTGAGAGTAATTTCCTTAGACGGCCACCGCATCTCTATTAGAAAAATCATATTAAAAGATAATTATGGAGACAACAAAGTAATTGTTCCCGGAAAGACTTTAACTGAAATCAGCAAAATTTTAAACGGCGACAATGAAAAAGAGGTTCTGATTTATTTCAGCAAAAATCATATTTTATTTGAATTTGACGATACCATTGTAGTGTCCCGCTTAATTGAAGGAGAGTATTTTAAAATTGATAATATGCTGTCCAATGATTATGAAACAAAGGTGAGAGTAAATAAAAGGGAATTTTTGGACTGTATTGACAGATCTATGATTTTAATTAGAGAAAGCGACAGAAAGCCGATTATTCTTAATGTTACAGATGAGAATATTGGCATCAAGGTAAAGTCTGCCTTTGGTTCTATGAATGCAGAAATAGATGTAAATAAAACTGGAAAAGACATTATGATTGCTTTTAATCCCAGATTTTTAGTGGACGCCTTAAAAGTAATTGACGATGAAACCATTGATCTTTATATGATGAATCCAAAATCCCCATGTTTTATAAGAGATGAGGAAGGAAAATACATTTATTTGATTCTTCCTGTTAATTTTATTGCGGAAAATTAA
- a CDS encoding RNA-binding S4 domain-containing protein translates to MEIIKLRDEYIKLGQALKAANLVGSGVEAKYAIEDGTVKVNGQVEYQRGKKLHDGDVVEFNGNTIRIQA, encoded by the coding sequence ATGGAAATTATAAAATTGCGAGATGAATACATTAAATTAGGTCAGGCCTTAAAAGCCGCCAATTTGGTAGGCTCCGGCGTAGAAGCAAAATATGCTATAGAGGACGGAACTGTAAAGGTAAACGGACAAGTAGAATATCAGAGAGGAAAAAAGCTGCACGACGGCGATGTGGTTGAGTTTAATGGGAATACCATTCGCATTCAGGCATAA
- the recF gene encoding DNA replication/repair protein RecF (All proteins in this family for which functions are known are DNA-binding proteins that assist the filamentation of RecA onto DNA for the initiation of recombination or recombinational repair.) produces MYIESIELKNYRNYEELHIDLNQGTNILYGDNAQGKTNVLESIYVCCTTKSHRSSKDKELIQFGELESHIKMQIRKNNVPYRIDMHLKKNKTKGIAINGIPIRKASELFGIVNVVFFSPEDLNLIKNGPAERRRFVDLELCQLNKLYVHALVQYNKVVLQRNKLLKELSFRPEYEETLDIWDMQMVQYGAEVIKYRKEFIDQLSQIVTVIHSQLSGNRENLTIAYEPNVQADDIENGLRRSRQQDIRQKTTLTGPHRDDICFYVNGIDIRKFGSQGQQRTTALSLKLAEIELVKNIINDYPVLLLDDVLSELDGNRQNHLLNEIKHIQTIITCTGLDEFVNHRFPIDKIFKVVDGSVISEN; encoded by the coding sequence ATGTATATTGAGTCAATAGAACTGAAAAATTACCGGAACTATGAAGAGCTTCACATAGATCTGAACCAGGGCACTAATATTTTGTATGGAGACAACGCCCAGGGAAAGACAAACGTATTAGAATCTATTTATGTGTGCTGTACTACAAAATCCCACAGAAGCAGCAAGGACAAAGAACTGATTCAGTTTGGAGAATTAGAATCTCATATTAAGATGCAAATCAGAAAAAATAATGTGCCTTATCGCATCGATATGCATCTGAAAAAGAATAAGACAAAAGGCATTGCAATTAACGGCATACCTATTCGGAAAGCCAGCGAGCTGTTTGGAATTGTTAATGTAGTATTCTTTTCTCCAGAAGACTTGAATTTAATAAAAAACGGGCCGGCTGAAAGAAGAAGATTTGTAGATTTGGAATTATGTCAGCTGAATAAATTATATGTTCATGCTTTGGTACAGTACAATAAAGTAGTTCTCCAGAGAAATAAGCTTTTAAAAGAATTATCATTCCGCCCGGAATATGAAGAAACTCTGGATATTTGGGATATGCAGATGGTTCAGTACGGTGCGGAGGTAATTAAATACCGGAAAGAATTTATAGATCAGTTAAGCCAGATTGTTACTGTAATTCACAGTCAGCTTTCTGGAAACAGAGAAAATCTGACTATTGCTTATGAGCCTAATGTGCAGGCAGATGATATAGAAAACGGATTAAGAAGAAGCAGACAACAGGACATAAGACAGAAAACTACGTTAACAGGTCCTCACAGAGACGATATTTGTTTTTATGTAAATGGAATAGATATAAGAAAATTTGGCTCTCAGGGTCAGCAGAGGACTACTGCATTGTCTTTAAAGCTGGCGGAGATTGAGCTGGTAAAAAATATTATTAATGATTACCCTGTTTTGCTGTTAGACGACGTGCTGTCAGAACTGGATGGAAACAGACAAAATCATTTGCTGAATGAAATTAAACATATTCAGACTATTATTACATGTACAGGTCTGGATGAATTTGTAAACCATAGATTTCCCATTGATAAGATATTTAAAGTGGTGGATGGAAGCGTTATTAGTGAAAATTAA
- the gyrB gene encoding DNA topoisomerase (ATP-hydrolyzing) subunit B, which yields MSAEYGADQIQILEGLEAVRKRPGMYIGSTSTRGLHHLVYEIVDNAVDEALAGYCTVIDVQINHDNSITVIDNGRGIPVGIQKKAGLPAVEVVFTILHAGGKFGGGGYKVSGGLHGVGASVVNALSEWLEVKIYQDGKIYQQRYERGKVMYPLKVIGTCPDDKHGTEVTFLPDKEIFEETIYDYDTLKIRLRETAFLTKNLKIVLRDDREEKIEKTFHYEGGIREFITYLNRGKQPLYDQIIYCEGTKDDVYVEVSMQHNDSYTEGIYSFVNNINTPEGGTHLTGFKNALTKTFNDYARKNKLLKENETSLSGEDIREGLTAIISVKIGDPQFEGQTKQKLGNSEARGAVDSIVSEQLTYFLEQNPAVAKTMLEKSILAQRARAAARKARDLTRRKTALEGMALPGKLADCSDKNPANCEIYLVEGDSAGGSAKDARNKSNQAILPLRGKILNVEKARLDRIYGSAEIKAMITAFGTGIHEDFDISKLRYDKIIIMTDADVDGAHISTLLLTFIYRFMPELIKQGHVYLAQPPLYKVEKNKRIWYAYSDDELNEILKNIGRDSSNKIQRYKGLGEMDAEQLWETTMDPERRILLRVIMDEETTSELDLTFTTLMGDQVEPRREFIELNARYGTLDI from the coding sequence ATGAGTGCTGAATACGGAGCAGATCAGATTCAGATTTTAGAAGGACTGGAAGCAGTAAGAAAAAGGCCGGGTATGTATATTGGCAGTACATCAACAAGAGGACTTCATCATCTGGTATATGAGATTGTAGATAATGCGGTCGATGAGGCACTTGCAGGTTATTGTACTGTTATTGACGTGCAGATTAACCATGACAACTCTATTACTGTTATTGATAACGGAAGGGGAATTCCAGTAGGAATCCAGAAAAAAGCAGGCCTTCCTGCAGTGGAAGTTGTATTTACCATCCTTCATGCAGGCGGAAAGTTTGGCGGCGGCGGATATAAGGTATCAGGCGGTCTTCACGGAGTAGGAGCATCTGTAGTAAATGCTCTGTCTGAATGGCTGGAAGTAAAGATTTATCAGGATGGAAAAATTTATCAGCAAAGATATGAAAGAGGAAAGGTTATGTATCCATTGAAAGTAATAGGAACATGCCCTGATGATAAACATGGAACAGAAGTCACCTTCCTGCCTGATAAAGAAATTTTTGAAGAAACAATTTATGATTATGATACTTTGAAAATAAGACTTAGAGAGACTGCTTTTCTTACAAAAAATCTTAAAATCGTTCTCAGAGACGACAGAGAGGAAAAAATAGAAAAAACCTTTCACTATGAGGGGGGAATCAGAGAGTTTATCACATATTTAAACAGAGGAAAGCAGCCTTTGTATGACCAGATCATTTACTGCGAGGGGACTAAGGACGACGTTTATGTAGAAGTTTCTATGCAGCACAATGATTCTTATACAGAAGGAATCTACAGCTTTGTAAATAACATTAATACTCCGGAAGGCGGAACACATTTAACAGGATTTAAAAATGCTCTGACAAAAACATTTAATGATTATGCCAGAAAAAATAAATTATTAAAGGAAAACGAGACCAGTCTGTCAGGAGAAGATATTAGAGAAGGACTTACTGCCATAATCAGTGTGAAAATAGGCGATCCTCAGTTTGAGGGACAGACAAAGCAGAAACTGGGCAACAGCGAGGCAAGAGGAGCTGTAGACAGCATTGTAAGTGAACAGCTGACTTATTTTCTGGAGCAGAATCCGGCAGTAGCAAAAACTATGCTGGAAAAATCTATTTTAGCTCAGAGAGCCAGAGCGGCGGCCAGAAAGGCGAGAGACTTAACAAGAAGAAAAACTGCTTTGGAGGGAATGGCCCTTCCTGGAAAGCTGGCTGACTGTTCAGACAAAAATCCGGCTAACTGTGAAATTTATTTAGTAGAGGGAGATTCTGCAGGAGGTTCTGCAAAGGACGCCAGAAATAAAAGCAATCAGGCCATTCTTCCTTTAAGAGGAAAAATTCTTAACGTAGAAAAAGCCCGTCTTGACAGAATTTATGGCAGCGCTGAAATTAAGGCTATGATTACAGCCTTTGGAACAGGTATTCACGAGGACTTTGATATCAGCAAGCTGCGCTATGACAAAATTATTATTATGACTGATGCAGATGTAGACGGAGCTCATATCAGCACCTTGCTGCTTACATTTATTTACAGATTTATGCCTGAATTGATTAAGCAGGGCCATGTTTATCTGGCTCAGCCGCCTCTTTACAAGGTAGAGAAAAATAAAAGAATCTGGTATGCGTACAGCGACGACGAGTTAAATGAAATATTAAAAAATATCGGCCGTGACAGCAGCAACAAAATTCAGCGGTATAAAGGTCTTGGAGAGATGGATGCAGAGCAGCTGTGGGAAACTACTATGGACCCGGAAAGACGAATTCTGCTTAGGGTAATTATGGATGAAGAGACGACTTCAGAGCTGGATTTAACATTTACTACATTAATGGGAGACCAGGTAGAACCGAGACGTGAATTTATTGAATTAAATGCAAGATACGGAACTCTGGACATTTAA
- the gyrA gene encoding DNA gyrase subunit A, producing MEPNVFDKVHDIDLKKTMEKSYIDYAMSVIAARALPDVRDGLKPVQRRILYSMIELNNGPDKPHRKCARIVGDTMGKYHPHGDSSIYGALVNMAQRWSTRYMLVDGHGNFGSVDGDGAAAMRYTEARLSKISMEMLADINKNTVDFVPNFDETEKEPVVLPSRYPNLLANGTSGIAVGMATNIPPHNLREIIQAVVKIIDNSVMEDRDTDIEEILEIVKGPDFPTGATILGRRGIEESFRTGRGKIKVRAVTNIETLPNGKSQIIVTELPYMVNKARLIEKIVELVKEKRVDGITDVRDESNREGIRVVIELRRDVNANVLLNQLLKHTQLQDTFGVIMLALVNNEPKVLNILQMLQYYLKHQKEVVTRRTQYDLNKAEERAHILEGLLIALDNIDEVIRIVRGNATAQGAKMELMERFSLSDAQAQAIIDMRLRTLTGLEREKIENEYKELEIKIAELKAILADEKKLLGVIREEILIISDKYGDDRRTAIGFDDDMSDEDLIPDEDTVIAMTNLGYIKRMSVDNFKSQNRGGKGIRGMQTIEEDYIEDLFMTTTHHYIMFFTNTGRVYRLKAYSIPEAGRTARGTAIVNLLQMLPGEKITAVIPMKEYDNDKFLFMATKDGMVKKTPMVEYENVRKNGLQAIVLRENDELIEVKATDNDRDIFLVTKNGQCIRFHETDVRITGRVSMGVIGMRLDDEDQVVGMQIDSQGDCLLVVSEKGMGKRTLIDEFKAQKRGGRGVLCYKITEKTGAIIGAKLVHDDRDIMLITTEGIIIRLSVDDISIIGRNTSGVKLMNIDQDTDITVASIAKVRESKSSDDAEDEEREGDSSYNESEENAESAGE from the coding sequence ATGGAACCAAATGTGTTCGACAAAGTCCATGACATAGATTTAAAGAAAACCATGGAAAAATCATATATTGATTATGCAATGAGCGTAATTGCAGCCAGGGCTTTGCCAGATGTGCGGGACGGTTTAAAACCTGTACAGAGAAGAATTTTATATTCCATGATTGAGTTAAATAATGGTCCGGACAAGCCTCACCGTAAATGCGCCCGTATTGTGGGTGATACTATGGGTAAATATCATCCTCACGGGGACAGCTCTATTTATGGAGCTTTAGTAAATATGGCTCAAAGATGGTCCACCAGATACATGCTGGTAGACGGTCATGGAAACTTTGGCTCTGTGGACGGAGACGGCGCGGCCGCCATGCGTTATACAGAGGCTCGTCTCAGCAAAATTTCCATGGAAATGTTAGCTGACATTAATAAAAATACTGTTGATTTTGTACCTAACTTTGATGAGACGGAGAAGGAGCCTGTAGTGCTTCCGTCCAGATATCCCAATCTGTTAGCCAACGGAACATCAGGTATTGCCGTGGGCATGGCTACCAATATTCCGCCTCACAATTTAAGAGAAATTATTCAGGCTGTTGTTAAGATCATAGATAATTCTGTAATGGAAGACAGGGACACAGATATTGAAGAAATTCTGGAGATTGTAAAGGGACCTGATTTTCCAACAGGAGCTACTATTTTAGGCAGAAGAGGCATCGAAGAATCCTTCCGCACCGGTCGGGGAAAAATAAAGGTAAGAGCTGTCACAAACATTGAAACCCTGCCTAATGGAAAAAGCCAGATTATAGTAACAGAGCTTCCTTATATGGTAAATAAGGCTCGTTTAATTGAAAAAATTGTAGAGCTGGTTAAGGAAAAAAGGGTTGACGGAATTACAGACGTAAGGGATGAATCTAACAGAGAAGGAATTCGCGTTGTCATTGAGCTGCGGCGCGACGTAAACGCCAATGTACTGTTAAATCAATTATTAAAGCACACCCAGCTTCAGGATACATTCGGCGTAATTATGCTGGCTTTAGTCAATAACGAGCCTAAGGTTCTGAACATTCTTCAGATGCTTCAGTATTACTTAAAGCATCAAAAAGAGGTTGTCACAAGAAGAACTCAGTACGATTTAAATAAGGCGGAGGAGCGGGCTCATATTTTAGAAGGTCTGCTGATTGCTTTAGACAACATTGATGAGGTCATCCGTATTGTCAGAGGAAATGCTACTGCTCAGGGAGCTAAGATGGAATTAATGGAGCGTTTTTCATTAAGCGACGCTCAGGCTCAGGCAATTATTGATATGCGTCTCCGCACACTGACAGGTCTGGAACGAGAAAAAATTGAAAATGAATATAAGGAGCTGGAAATTAAAATTGCTGAATTAAAAGCAATTTTGGCTGATGAAAAGAAGCTGTTAGGAGTAATCAGAGAAGAAATCCTTATTATATCTGATAAATATGGAGATGACAGAAGGACAGCCATTGGATTTGATGATGACATGTCTGACGAAGATTTAATTCCAGATGAAGATACAGTAATTGCCATGACAAATCTGGGCTATATTAAGAGAATGTCTGTAGATAACTTTAAAAGTCAGAACCGGGGAGGAAAAGGAATCCGTGGTATGCAGACAATCGAAGAAGATTATATTGAAGATTTGTTTATGACCACAACTCATCATTATATTATGTTCTTTACTAACACAGGACGTGTATACAGATTAAAGGCATACAGTATTCCTGAGGCGGGGCGCACAGCCAGAGGAACAGCCATTGTGAATCTGCTTCAGATGCTTCCAGGAGAAAAAATAACTGCCGTAATTCCTATGAAGGAATATGATAATGACAAATTCCTGTTTATGGCTACTAAGGACGGCATGGTAAAGAAAACTCCTATGGTAGAGTATGAAAATGTCCGCAAAAATGGTCTGCAGGCCATTGTGCTGAGAGAAAATGACGAACTGATTGAAGTAAAGGCCACAGATAACGACAGAGATATTTTCCTGGTTACAAAAAATGGACAATGTATTCGATTCCACGAAACAGACGTAAGAATTACAGGGCGTGTTTCTATGGGCGTGATCGGTATGCGTTTAGATGATGAAGACCAGGTAGTAGGTATGCAGATCGACAGCCAGGGAGACTGCCTCCTTGTAGTTTCTGAAAAAGGTATGGGAAAGAGAACTCTTATAGATGAATTTAAGGCTCAAAAAAGAGGCGGAAGAGGTGTTCTTTGCTATAAAATTACAGAAAAAACAGGAGCTATCATAGGGGCAAAGCTGGTACACGACGATAGGGACATTATGTTAATTACAACAGAGGGAATTATTATCCGCCTTAGTGTAGATGACATTTCTATTATCGGCAGAAATACATCAGGTGTAAAATTAATGAATATAGACCAGGATACAGATATTACTGTAGCCAGCATTGCCAAGGTAAGAGAAAGTAAAAGCAGCGACGACGCAGAGGATGAAGAGAGGGAAGGCGATTCTTCATATAATGAGTCTGAAGAAAATGCAGAATCTGCAGGTGAATAA
- a CDS encoding fumarate hydratase, which translates to MQNLQVNKVRNIPLSEITNTIKDMCIEANHFLSNDMEEVFQQSVEGEKSPLGRLVLNQLKENLEIAGNDMIPICQDTGMAVIFMKVGQEVHFEGGSLADAINEGVRQGYTEGYLRKSVVKDPIDRINTKDNTPAVVHYEIVEGDKVEITVAPKGFGSENMSRVFMLKPADGIEGVKEAILTAVKDAGPNACPPMVVGVGIGGTFEKCALMAKYALTRNLNEKPSKEYVRNLETEMLEKINQLGIGPGGLGGTITAMAVNIETYPTHIAGLPVAINICCHVNRHIHRTI; encoded by the coding sequence ATGCAGAATCTGCAGGTGAATAAAGTGAGAAATATACCATTATCTGAAATAACAAATACAATAAAAGACATGTGCATAGAAGCAAATCATTTTCTTTCTAACGACATGGAGGAAGTATTTCAGCAGTCTGTAGAAGGGGAGAAATCCCCTTTAGGCAGACTGGTGCTAAATCAGTTAAAAGAAAATCTGGAAATTGCGGGAAATGATATGATTCCTATATGCCAAGATACAGGCATGGCTGTTATATTTATGAAGGTGGGCCAGGAAGTACATTTTGAAGGAGGAAGCTTAGCTGATGCTATTAATGAAGGAGTGCGTCAGGGATATACAGAAGGATATTTAAGAAAATCAGTAGTAAAAGATCCTATTGATCGTATAAATACAAAGGACAATACTCCTGCCGTGGTTCATTATGAAATTGTGGAGGGGGATAAAGTAGAAATTACAGTTGCCCCGAAAGGCTTTGGCAGTGAAAATATGAGCCGTGTATTTATGCTGAAGCCAGCAGACGGAATTGAGGGAGTAAAAGAGGCGATTTTAACAGCTGTAAAGGACGCCGGCCCAAATGCCTGTCCGCCTATGGTAGTGGGAGTGGGAATTGGCGGAACCTTTGAAAAATGTGCTCTGATGGCAAAATATGCTCTTACAAGAAATTTAAATGAAAAACCTTCTAAGGAATATGTGAGAAATCTGGAAACAGAGATGCTTGAAAAAATCAATCAGCTGGGAATCGGTCCAGGAGGATTAGGAGGAACCATAACTGCAATGGCGGTAAACATTGAAACATATCCTACCCATATTGCAGGCCTTCCTGTGGCAATAAATATTTGCTGTCATGTAAACAGACATATTCACAGAACGATTTAG
- a CDS encoding Fe-S-containing hydro-lyase: MDKIIHGPITKDEAKSLKAGDYVYITGKIYTARDAAHKRMKEALEKGEGLPFNIKNNMIYYMGPSPAREGRPIGSAGPTTASRMDKYTPELLDLGMGAMIGKGKRSQAVIDSIVKNQAVYFAAVGGAGALISKCILSSKIIAYEDLGPEAIRELEVENFPVIVVIDSMGNNLYEMVMK, from the coding sequence ATGGATAAAATAATTCATGGGCCTATTACCAAGGATGAAGCCAAATCATTAAAGGCCGGAGACTATGTTTACATCACCGGAAAAATTTATACTGCCAGAGATGCCGCCCATAAAAGAATGAAAGAGGCATTGGAAAAGGGAGAGGGGCTTCCATTTAATATAAAAAACAATATGATTTATTATATGGGACCTTCCCCGGCCAGAGAAGGGCGCCCGATTGGTTCTGCAGGCCCTACTACAGCCAGCAGAATGGATAAATATACTCCGGAGCTTTTAGATTTAGGTATGGGGGCTATGATTGGCAAAGGAAAAAGAAGTCAGGCTGTAATAGACAGTATTGTAAAAAATCAGGCTGTTTACTTTGCAGCTGTAGGCGGAGCAGGAGCTCTCATTTCAAAGTGCATTTTATCATCTAAAATTATTGCATATGAAGATTTAGGGCCAGAAGCTATAAGAGAACTGGAAGTAGAAAATTTTCCTGTTATTGTTGTAATAGACAGTATGGGCAATAATTTATATGAAATGGTTATGAAATAA
- a CDS encoding lysophospholipid acyltransferase family protein produces the protein MIRIALMVIRSIFKVPSYFYHLCKYGKDDDAHTEQERYDYLRRLVKNVNKAGRVTVEGYGESNLPDENGFILFPNHQGLFDSLALIETCSHPFGIVIKKEAAGVILVKQVVAVLRGIAIDRNDIKDAVNMINQVTKEVKEGRNFVIFPEGTRSRNQNQILNFKGGTFKSAVKAKCPIVPVALIDSFKPFDCNSLKREKVQVHYLPPLYPEQYIGLKSTEIADLVHDMIQAEINKNISEKL, from the coding sequence ATGATAAGAATTGCACTGATGGTAATACGAAGTATTTTTAAAGTACCTTCATATTTTTATCATTTGTGTAAATATGGCAAAGACGACGACGCCCATACTGAACAGGAACGATATGATTATTTAAGAAGGCTTGTGAAAAATGTAAATAAAGCAGGCAGAGTGACTGTAGAAGGTTATGGAGAAAGCAATCTCCCTGATGAAAACGGATTTATTTTATTTCCTAATCATCAGGGACTGTTTGACTCTCTGGCTCTTATAGAAACCTGCAGCCATCCTTTTGGAATAGTAATTAAAAAAGAGGCGGCAGGTGTAATATTAGTGAAACAGGTAGTTGCTGTACTTAGAGGCATTGCTATTGACAGAAATGATATTAAAGATGCAGTGAACATGATCAACCAAGTTACAAAGGAAGTAAAAGAGGGAAGGAATTTTGTGATTTTCCCTGAGGGGACCAGAAGCAGAAACCAAAATCAGATCTTGAATTTTAAGGGAGGCACCTTTAAAAGTGCGGTAAAGGCCAAATGTCCGATTGTCCCTGTGGCGTTAATCGACAGTTTTAAACCTTTTGATTGCAACTCTCTGAAAAGAGAAAAAGTACAGGTACATTATCTTCCTCCTTTGTATCCGGAACAATATATAGGGTTAAAATCCACAGAAATAGCAGATCTTGTGCATGATATGATCCAAGCAGAAATTAATAAAAATATATCTGAAAAACTATGA